One stretch of Oncorhynchus gorbuscha isolate QuinsamMale2020 ecotype Even-year linkage group LG21, OgorEven_v1.0, whole genome shotgun sequence DNA includes these proteins:
- the LOC124008633 gene encoding uncharacterized protein LOC124008633 isoform X2 encodes MDGCGLTPVLDYTAEMERYRSFANFYAKTNVNMNAVNSMNFPQSAKLARITPPMFPGGRLGVAGVTPWGCHDNVNMNINAAAMLWGRKPPVHQATPLAPPTTHPSPLATHMQPHPHRTGGEGKQHGGHASSSQGQETHHHHGNNNFLSGYTTTDHMTKQGHTHQDMLSLSDRNSSCNGGGGANGVNMPNFSAGMLGLPPGVIVMAMGSHNGVNIPDSSHFQMATNHNQMLSDCHHANQTNSSPCPSTSPGMTSGGQGSGASKRKRKRCGVCAPCRRLINCGVCSACRNRKTGHQICKFRKCDELKKKAGSIQLESPPSVPSGEAFRWFF; translated from the coding sequence ATGGACGGTTGTGGTCTAACCCCGGTCTTGGACTATACGGCTGAGATGGAGCGATACCGATCTTTCGCTAACTTCTACGCTAAAACTAACGTGAACATGAACGCAGTTAACAGCATGAACTTCCCTCAGTCGGCCAAGCTCGCCCGGATCACTCCTCCCATGTTCCCTGGCGGCAGGCTTGGCGTAGCGGGAGTGACGCCTTGGGGCTGCCATGACAACGTCAACATGAACATCAATGCAGCGGCGATGCTGTGGGGGCGGAAACCTCCCGTACATCAGGCCACACCCCTGGCTCCTCCCACGACGCACCCGTCGCCCTTGGCAACGCACATGCAGCCCCACCCCCACCGGACCGGCGGTGAGGGGAAGCAGCACGGAGGACACGCCTCCTCCTCACAGGGACAGGAAACACATCATCACCACGGGAATAACAACTTCCTGTCAGGCTACACGACCACCGATCACATGACAAAACAAGGCCACACCCACCAGGACATGCTCAGCCTATCAGATCGCAACAGCAGCTgcaatggaggaggaggagccaaCGGGGTCAACATGCCCAACTTCTCCGCTGGAATGTTGGGGTTACCACCCGGGGTCATCGTCATGGCGATGGGGTCGCATAATGGCGTCAACATTCCAGACTCCTCCCACTTCCAGATGGCGACCAACCACAACCAGATGCTATCGGACTGCCACCACGCCAACCAGACTAactcctccccctgcccctcgACTTCCCCGGGGATGACCTctgggggtcaggggtcaggagcCTCCAAGAGGAAGAGGAAGCGGTGTGGAGTGTGTGCCCCCTGCAGAAGACTGATTAACTGTGGGGTGTGTTCAGCCTGTAGAAACAGGAAGACAGGTCATCAGATCTGTAAGTTCAGGAAGTGTGACGAACTGAAGAAGAAGGCTGGGAGTATACAGCTAGag
- the LOC124008633 gene encoding mucin-19-like isoform X1: MFDLTRSICVENSLTRSICVENSLTRSICVENSLTRSSGVENGLTRSSGVENSLTRSSGVENGLTRYSGVENSLTRSSGVENGLTRSSGVENGLTRSICVENGLTRSSGVENSLTRSSGVENSLTRSSGVENSLTRSICVENSLTRSSGVENGLTRSICVENSLTRSSGVENSLTRSICVENSLTRSNGVENGLTRSSGVENSLTRSICVENSLTRSSGVENSLTRSICVENSLTRSSGVENGLTRSSGVENGLTRSSGVENSLTRSSGVENSLTRSSGVENGLTRSICVENSLTRSSGVENGLTRSSGVENSLTRSSGVENGLTRSICVENGLTRSSGVENGLTRSSGVENGLTRSICVENGLTRSICVENSLTRSSGVENGLTRSSGVENGLTRSSGVENSLTRSICVENGLTRSSGVENGLTRSSGVENGLTRSSGVENSLTRSSGVENGLTRSICVENGLTRSSGVENSLTRSICVENGLTRSSGVENGLTRYSGVENGLTRSSGVENSLTRSSGVENGLTRSICVENSLTRSSGVENGLTRSSGVENGLTRSICVENSLTRSICVENSLTRSSGVENGLTRYSGVENGLTRSICVENSLTRSICVENSLTRSSGVENGLTRSSGVENSLTRSQPPRSVLCGHHGRLWSNPGLGLYG, encoded by the coding sequence ATGTTTGATCTCACCAGGTCCATCTGTGTAGAGAACAGTCTAACCAGGTCCATCTGTGTAGAGAACAGTCTAACCAGGTCCATCTGTGTAGAGAACAGTCTAACCAGGTCTAGTGGTGTAGAGAACGGTCTAACCAGGTCTAGTGGTGTAGAGAACAGTCTAACCAGGTCTAGTGGTGTAGAGAACGGTCTAACCAGGTATAGTGGTGTAGAGAACAGTCTAACCAGGTCTAGTGGTGTAGAGAACGGTCTAACCAGGTCTAGTGGTGTAGAGAACGGTCTAACCAGGTCCATCTGTGTAGAGAACGGTCTAACCAGGTCTAGTGGTGTAGAGAACAGTCTAACCAGGTCTAGTGGTGTAGAGAACAGTCTAACCAGGTCTAGTGGTGTAGAGAACAGTCTAACCAGGTCCATCTGTGTAGAGAACAGTCTAACCAGGTCTAGTGGTGTAGAGAACGGTCTAACCAGGTCCATCTGTGTAGAGAACAGTCTAACCAGGTCTAGTGGTGTAGAAAACAGTCTAACCAGGTCCATCTGTGTAGAGAACAGTCTAACCAGGTCTAATGGTGTAGAGAACGGTCTAACCAGGTCTAGTGGTGTAGAGAACAGTCTAACCAGGTCCATCTGTGTAGAGAACAGTCTAACCAGGTCTAGTGGTGTAGAGAACAGTCTAACCAGGTCCATCTGTGTAGAGAACAGTCTAACCAGGTCTAGTGGTGTAGAGAACGGTCTAACCAGGTCTAGTGGTGTAGAGAACGGTCTAACCAGGTCTAGTGGTGTAGAGAACAGTCTAACCAGGTCTAGTGGTGTAGAGAACAGTCTAACCAGGTCTAGTGGTGTAGAGAACGGTCTAACCAGGTCCATCTGTGTAGAGAACAGTCTAACCAGGTCTAGTGGTGTAGAGAACGGTCTAACCAGGTCTAGTGGTGTAGAGAACAGTCTAACCAGGTCTAGTGGTGTAGAGAACGGTCTAACCAGGTCCATCTGTGTAGAGAACGGTCTAACCAGGTCTAGTGGTGTAGAGAACGGTCTAACCAGGTCTAGTGGTGTAGAGAACGGTCTAACCAGGTCCATCTGTGTAGAGAACGGTCTAACCAGGTCCATCTGTGTAGAGAACAGTCTAACCAGGTCTAGTGGTGTAGAGAACGGTCTAACCAGGTCTAGTGGTGTAGAGAACGGTCTAACCAGGTCTAGTGGTGTAGAGAACAGTCTAACCAGGTCCATCTGTGTAGAGAACGGTCTAACCAGGTCTAGTGGTGTAGAGAACGGTCTAACCAGGTCTAGTGGTGTAGAGAACGGTCTAACCAGGTCTAGTGGTGTAGAGAACAGTCTAACCAGGTCTAGTGGTGTAGAGAACGGTCTAACCAGGTCCATCTGTGTAGAGAACGGTCTAACCAGGTCTAGTGGTGTAGAGAACAGTCTAACCAGGTCCATCTGTGTAGAGAACGGTCTAACCAGGTCTAGTGGTGTAGAGAACGGTCTAACCAGGTATAGTGGTGTAGAGAACGGTCTAACCAGGTCTAGTGGTGTAGAGAACAGTCTAACCAGGTCTAGTGGTGTAGAGAACGGTCTAACTAGGTCCATCTGTGTAGAGAACAGTCTAACCAGGTCTAGTGGTGTAGAGAACGGTCTAACCAGGTCTAGTGGTGTAGAGAACGGTCTAACCAGGTCCATCTGTGTAGAGAACAGTCTAACCAGGTCCATCTGTGTAGAGAACAGTCTAACCAGGTCTAGTGGTGTAGAGAACGGTCTAACCAGGTATAGTGGTGTAGAGAACGGTCTAACCAGGTCCATCTGTGTAGAGAACAGTCTAACCAGGTCCATCTGTGTAGAGAACAGTCTAACCAGGTCTAGTGGTGTAGAGAACGGTCTAACCAGGTCTAGTGGTGTAGAGAACAGTCTAACCAGGTCACAACCACCACGGTCAGTGCTGTGCGGTCACCATGGACGGTTGTGGTCTAACCCCGGTCTTGGACTATACGGCTGA